In Lemur catta isolate mLemCat1 chromosome 1, mLemCat1.pri, whole genome shotgun sequence, one DNA window encodes the following:
- the ACVR2B gene encoding activin receptor type-2B has product MTAPWAALALLWGSLCAGSGRGEAETRECIYYNANWELERTNQSGLERCEGEQDKRLHCYASWRNSSGTIELVKKGCWLDDFNCYDRQECVATEENPQVYFCCCEGNFCNERFTHLPEAGSPEVTYEPPPTAPTLLTVLAYSLLPIGGLSLIVLLAFWMYRHRKPPYGHVDIHEDPGPPPPSPLVGLKPLQLLEIKARGRFGCVWKAQLMNDFVAVKIFPLQDKQSWQSEREIFSTPGMKHENLLQFIAAEKRGSNLEVELWLITAFHDKGSLTDYLKGNIITWNELCHVAETMSRGLSYLHEDVPWCRGEGHKPSIAHRDFKSKNVLLKSDLTAVLADFGLAVRFEPGKPPGDTHGQVGTRRYMAPEVLEGAINFQRDAFLRIDMYAMGLVLWELVSRCKAADGPVDEYMLPFEEEIGQHPSLEELQEVVVHKKMRPTIKDHWLKHPGLAQLCVTIEECWDHDAEARLSAGCVEERVSLIRRSVNGTTSDCLVSLVTSVTNVDLPPKESSI; this is encoded by the exons GTTCCGGGCGCGGGGAGGCTGAGACCCGGGAGTGCATCTACTACAACGCCAACTGGGAGCTGGAGCGTACCAACCAGAGCGGCCTGGAGCGCTGTGAGGGTGAGCAGGACAAGCGACTGCACTGCTACGCCTCCTGGCGCAACAGCTCTGGCACCATCGAGCTCGTCAAGAAGGGCTGCTGGCTGGACGACTTCAACTGCTACGACAG GCAGGAGTGTGTGGCCACTGAGGAGAACCCCCAGGTGTACTTCTGCTGCTGTGAAGGCAACTTCTGCAACGAGCGCTTCACCCacttgccagaggctgggagcccagaag TCACGTACGAGCCACCCCCGACAGCCCCAACCCTGCTCACGGTGCTGGCCTACTCGCTGCTGCCCATTGGGGGCCTCTCTCTCATCGTCCTGCTGGCCTTCTGGATGTACCGGCATCGCAAACCCCCATATGGCCATGTGGACATCCATGAG GACCCCGggcctccacccccatcccctctaGTGGGCCTGAAGCCACTGCAGCTGCTGGAGATCAAGGCTCGGGGGCGCTTTGGCTGTGTCTGGAAGGCCCAGCTCATGAATGACTTTGTGGCTGTCAAGATCTTCCCACTCCAG GACAAGCAGTCATGGCAGAGTGAACGGGAGATCTTCAGCACGCCTGGCATGAAACACGAGAACCTGCTACAGTTCATCGCCGCTGAGAAGCGAGGCTCCAACCTCGAAGTGGAGCTGTGGCTCATCACAGCCTTCCATGACAAG GGCTCCCTCACGGATTACCTCAAGGGGAACATCATCACATGGAACGAACTGTGTCATGTGGCAGAGACGATGTCACGAGGCCTTTCATACCTGCATGAGGATGTGCCCTGGTGCCGTGGCGAGGGCCACAAGCCGTCTATTGCCCACAG GGACTTCAAAAGCAAGAATGTATTGCTGAAGAGCGACCTGACGGCTGTGCTGGCTGACTTTGGCCTGGCTGTTCGGTTTGAGCCAGGGAAACCTCCAGGGGACACCCATGGGCAG GTGGGCACGAGACGGTACATGGCCCCTGAGGTGCTCGAGGGAGCCATCAACTTCCAGAGAGATGCCTTCCTGCGCATTGATATGTATGCCATGGGGCTGGTGCTGTGGGAGCTCGTGTCTCGCTGCAAGGCTGCAGATG GACCTGTGGATGAGTACATGCTGCCTTTTGAGGAAGAGATTGGCCAGCACCCTTCACTGGAGGAGCTGCAGGAGGTGGTTGTGCACAAGAAGATGAGGCCCACCATTAAGGATCACTGGCTGAAGCACCCG GGCCTGGCCCAGCTCTGTGTGACCATCGAGGAGTGCTGGGACCATGATGCTGAGGCTCGCCTGTCTGCGGGCTGTGTGGAGGAGCGGGTGTCCCTGATCCGGAGGTCGGTCAACGGCACTACCTCGGACTGTCTTGTCTCCCTGGTGACCTCTGTCACCAATGTGGACCTGCCCCCTAAAGAGTCAAGCATCTAA